The genomic interval GCAACTAAATGAGtcgcgttgtgagaaaactggccatatgcatgtgcgtaaagtgtcatcccagattggcctgtgcagtccgcacaggctaatcagcgatgacactttccgccataactggatttttgtgtagaagagacttcctttaaacgaaaaataccataaaaccggaaagtgtcatctctgattagcctgtgcgaacagcacagtctaatctggaacgatactttaagcacatgcactaTGCCCAGTTGTATCAGAATGCgacacaaataattaaaaaaaatctacgaaCTTGTTTGCATGTATTAAACGTGGATTACTATTTAAAAGGTGACTGTCATTGACTGTATTCCAATATAGAACATacaaagcaaatataatattaattaaatattacttaTTGAACCGCTATTGACATACAGTACGTAGAAACGATGCACTCAACCAACCAGTAAATAGTGCCGAATCCGTGTCTTCCTGAGCGGCCTTCAAATATAGGTCAATGAAGTCTCGGATATTGGTGCTGTCAAACGTTGCCTTATGGTCCTCAATTGTCTCAGATAGGTAGCTCTTTACTCGCTCAATGGCTGCCGTTCTCTTCCGAATTAACTGAAAATTTACGTCAGAGGAAATTTAATAAATGATGTACACTTTATATTATTAAGAAATATGTGCGAATTAGTGCCTCACACTGGTCGGAATATGTTTTTCAAGATATTTAATGCAAACTAGAATGTTATTAAACGGGAAATAGTATCATTAAGGAAATTATTATAATGTAAACCAACAATATTTACCTGGTTATTTTGCGCATTATGAAAAATGATAGACTTTTTGAGTCAAATACAATTTTATCCCGCCCATGCGTATGCGAGTTAGAGAGCGCAGACTTTGCGTAATCTGTTCAAACCTGAGCTagaggtcacataaccccaaaccggaactcctgtttttagggttacatgcagtcagtttgatacttagcacacattgttcagtgcatgctgcataggatttgtaaaatacattgcaaatggaatgttttggtatcaatttgaaggtatatttgtaagcaataagacaAAAAGCCATTtctgtgctctactttttctgttgatggttcccggctttgaaagtaggtcatactatttgagcccgaaatggtcgcctgcacagctgtcaaaaccggtttgcctattctaaggtgaatattttgagttacaatgtttagaatttaatgacatccattttttcaaaagattatgcatttatctttccaatgatgtatgatgatatagtgggtcattgcttgatcatggtaaaaattgatatcgaacttccactattttatatgtaatatagaaggaaattaattgcgcatgcgtaacctttaagcacatccgaccaagttagtcgtctgccagaattttgacatttgaccatcaaaaactctctgtattgcaaaacataactgccagatgtcattttgacccaaattagggctgtttgcaattgggctgttgcacttggggtcgtaaggggggtaaatgctggaaaatcacaccgaaacctgttccggagacatattctaagactacttaaacacccggtattgtttttcagtgccattttgacattaatttgcatcaatctcaataataaacctaatgcatgtctttatttcatctgtatttattattattgtttacttgttgagccttttactgttaaaaatgcccgccaattttggaccgacacttctatctgccttcgcctgcaacccattcaggcagatctactcagaataacactactttgccttattttacctgtttggatatcttgctgagttcaagtaaaatcaagtattcagctgaaaacacaaacatgataataatattatgctttctttcttggaagaatgttgttgtgatagaccctgcatgaaaaacaccagggaatctgtatttaagtgaccttaatataatgcgtaaacctaagtgtgcatttgtaggcggtgtcgaaatgggtctatagctctgcctgaactgtcgtccaattggtttacaagtccggctggagtgacaggccatcaaaaactgtacagcatgactgattcgaagacggccctcaacactcgcccagtcgtgtcgagaggatcggtgtctttgcaggttagtacgccgttattttcaattaaatctatttaaaatgatttctttgatatcctggcacacttttgtcaccaaaattaggaaaattgggtgttttacattgactgcagctctgaaaccaaattttgtggcgataactttgccggtgtgcccgacaatgtgatgccggcgcggtgaattaaccatttgcagcaaataaagcaagaaagactattgaaagcttactctaattgtatctaacttacattagttggcaccgtaataggtaaatgtgcacaaaaaacctttttgttttctcagattacacggaattgagcacccgggccagactgacactttccggtgTCTGACACTttcgagacggaactcgagccgaggaatcataggtccaggtgtgacaaaagacttaaagctcatgtctgacgatgactttttttagtcaggaagtcaagtgtgttgtttttccatgcaagcaagcccttttgttgggtcaaatgacatcagaattgctgcttctacatggattttacctaaaatgtgcaaaaaaaaaaataaaaaaagtttgttcgaatccagttcaaaacctgctttgatgcacaaatattgccattgatgattgttttcacttattaagtcatatgttagatcagctttgcctataagaatcgaaagacatgccttgtatggagtctaagtgctgcatgtatgatgtaaccaagttcggcttttctaccttaattcttgacgcgaaacgctgttacgcatggcgctttcaacggcaacttttatgaattaatctgtgtgtcattgtaccggaactttgtgatctttctcaaaacagattatacctgtgggaaaagtgcctttaatttaaatttgaaggggttgggttctcttaaaggtcacataaccccaaaccggaactcctgtttttagggttacatgcagtcagtttgatacttagcacacattgttcagtgcatgctgcataggatttgtaaaatacattgcaaatggaatgttttggtatcaatttgaaggtatatttgtaagcaataagaaaaaaagctatttttgtgctctactttttctgttgatggttcccggctttgaaagtaggtcatactatttgagcccaaaatggtcgcctgcacagctgccaaaaccggtttgcctattctaaggtgaatattttgagttacaatatatagaatttaatgacatccattttttcaaaagattatgcatttatctttccaatgatgtatgatgatatagtgggtcattgcttgatcatggtaaaaattgatatcgaacttcaactattttatatgtaatatagaaggaaattaattgcgcatgcgtaacctagaATAAAACCTTCCCGCTAAAAATCATATGGCTTAAAATACGATTCCGTCACACTTCAAAAaggatatgggccgtgctctgtgaaaagggggtttaagcatgtccgtaaagtgtcgtctcagattagccggAGCAGTTCGCAAaagctaatcaggtacaacactttccgcttgtattgtattttttcgttgcaagaaagtattttcttaacaaaaagtCTAGTTAttgcggatagtgtcgtccctgattagcccgtgcggactacacaggctcatctcggacgacactttacacacatgcggtaaaccccattttcacagagcacggcccatatataattATTCAATACAGCCGCACTTAACTACTTCAGTAAGTAAAGATAGGTAATCAGAATATGGTGGATGCGTATTACTGCCTCCCTTTCGACACCCATATCTTTATGAACCTTAGATagcatttaaataaagtaagtttGTATAACCTTAAGTGGACATGACATTTTACCTCCCTTCCTGACTTCCACGTTCTGGTAAACGGAAAAAAATTCTCCTTCGCGAAGGGCGCGTTCAGTTTGAAGATCCCATCTAGAACTTCCGTCAGCTCTATAAACCTTGTGTCGCAGTACTCGAACcttgcaataaaatattaaacaaagtctGTTCCATGCGGTCTTAAAATACGACATTTACAGTGAACTTCACCAAAGGTtgtgtatttataattaattaatggtATCAAACCATTAATTAAATAGTTTACATATTCCATGGGTTGCGGTAATTTGTACATACATAATCCGAGTAATTCGACCGAATTCAAGTGAGCACTGAATTTTATTATTAGATAAGGGGGGCCTTGATTCAAAAGTCTAATTGTGTAGATTTTAATCTTAAATAACACTAAATACTTCCACGAATCCATAGTCATTAAagctttttaatataaataataacttaaaTCATGTCAGTGGgtcataaatcaaaataaattaaatagcCAGACTGCCTTATACTTGTTCTACTAGTACTGCATCTTATTTAATACGTCAAcacattatgttttattatttaatatcacATACTTCACCCCggaaacccgacatgctgtgagaagttggacatgctaggagatgtagccgatatatttcaaagaatttcggtagggtaagtaaatccagttctataattgtttaaaggcatttttggaataaaatatattttggtgcatgcaaaggaggtatgaccatgtatgttagaaaaatcctggttaatATTCAGgatatattgaaatatggctatttaaagtcgacgatgcagggatttgtcccatatttagctctttatttacaaatttctttgaaggtatgccagtgaaaaagtttgttcaccgacaattatattaaccaatgtccccgagaaacatatccgccagggtttcttaaaaaggtttgtattggtggaaaaattcgactttacatacaACGTGATGatgaaaaaaatgatatgacatggtgctgtacaaagatgtcgagatatgacatgtgtgaagttcatttataaacttaaaagctcactattacagctgatttatgcccactctgacgcattgtagatcattttcattgaactttgaggttttataatgatattcgctctgaagctaagttaatttccagctaatttgtatctttttttattgtttgaaaatcattgtaaatgtcaagcaattgattcatacaagTAAAATATACGTTGTATGCTGATGTGATTCAAGTCATGTTCTCCGCATGGAAAGCGTGGTTTTcaaatcaatttataaatataagaccCGAGGTGTGAAAACTGTGGTctgatttttgcaatattgatagATGAGATTCTGTTTTAGATAGATGAGATTTTTGAAAATATGTCATTCAATGCTTTCCCTCTTTCGTGAACGTTGAAAAAACATCATCCATCAAATTTGTATCTTAGTTGATTTACAGGAAATGTTTAGTTCTTTTAAATGGTTAATTAAAAAGCACCCCGCACCTCGCTCCGAACATGATGCTGCATATGATATTGGCTGCGGCCGACAAGAAAACTGGCTTTAATCGCACAGGGCGCCCATTCGCGTCCTTCAAAATGGAGGCGAGTACGGTGATTTCCTCGCCTATACGCGCTTCTAACGTCAGTTTACCGACGCCGAAGTCGCGTAACGCCTGCAGCGTGAAACGACGTAAGGCCTTCCAGGCGTCGCCGCTGTTGTAGGTGATGCCTGTAATTCCATTTGATTGTCATAGTGCTTTGCGGTGCTATACGAATTTTTATTTTGCGTGTTTCTGTTTGTTGTTAAGGAAAACAACTAGCAAGTAATTTATGGTTTGCCAAACAACAAGGTTatgtattaaatacttaaatataaatgacATTCATATGTTTGTATGGTCATTGAACGTATGGAATTTTCTAGGAAAATTAAAGGGCtctgtataattgtcaatgaatGCCGATTTTAAGTATAAACATAATAACCAATCATTTTGAAACCATCATTCAGGCAAATAAGGCGCatctaataaataaaattaaaatcaacaGAAAATCAAGACAAATAGAACTCTATGTGCTCTGTTGAAGTAACAAATAACCTGTTCCTTTTGTGACGCCGATGAGTGGCGCAAACAGCTGGGGCCGGTCCGTGAAGACTTCAGCCTGGCGTGTGAAAGCCTCGTGGATAGCGTCATATCCGTTTAGCATAACAATAAGCTGTGACCCACAGTACAGCCTGTTTAAACGAAAAAAAGAGGgaaagcattgataagataacaGTGTACATAAAAGAAccagcaaattcgttaaattgatatccccgccaaataaattatgttaatggatttttttgtaaatCTCTTGATTTACGGTATAAACctaaaaataattaagtgtagggtacttgtttttaagcatttaaattctcctcattaatataaacacacgcgaagtttcatgttgacatcTTGTAGTGTAATTAAGATTTAGCCCTCAAAAGTTgcatcataaaaaataacaatgggaaataactcttatttaagaaagtgtagggttatggttcttgtgcaagtCAATATAACTATTTAATATCTTAACACccattatgttttatgttttaatcttGTATGGTATCTTAGATAAGGCGCTGAAAAGTTATATCATACAACAAACAAAGGACACCAATTCTTATTGAAGACAGTTTATGATTATGGTCTTTGGCAATGGCACCACTCTTCATTTATATCTATGATATCTATGAACACATGAAGTTTCGTGTTGATAGCTTATATAGTTTCTAAGCTATAGCCCTCAAAGGTTTGTACAGGCGGACGGACAGAATGAGACGGAATATATAGAATACATGACTgatgccgagatggagaaagtttatccggcgaggcttagaaaaagaaaaaaaatctttttcgggccgaaccagataaactttctccatctcggcaccaaccatgtattcgatttttCATTCTTcgtgccgttgacacattttatcaaagacaaatgataaattgacataacaatataattattgttatcgagcctcctacatgtacacaacattccagacgaccgaTTAACAACCGATAacgtcacgtaaaaaatagttccacttaaactgttccttttaataatttcctattgaaaatataagAAGAAATAAAAACGAATCGACAATGTGAATTTTTGCTCTTGGTCTACCATACGACAGCAGCCGATATTGGTAAAATACTACACCCTTGCGAAGTGTATTGGAAAGGTTACACTCAACTATgtgtcacagcgtgcgtaggaatacactacttcttGTTGGCCGGAGATgaattcgaccctgctttattatgtctatgtttgcaacagaggcaggataaaacgGGCTGACGGCCAACGCCAATgtatatccctccacctttggcAGGGGAATAGTTACTGCAATCCTTTAACGATGTCAAAACGATGTTTAACAAATCAAACGGCCTTTTCATATAATTCAGTAGAGGGAAATAAAAGTTCCGTAATGTCAATGCTTATACAAAagtcaaagcgctgaaggcactgacgttgttcgctgttgtcgtccttgagtagcttgtgcgcattgcacaggctaatcagtatgcacaggctaatcttatttgacgtgcattaagcctcgttttccctgaaagcagcatatatgtacagatttcaatgataaacactagactggccaatgtcgtcttacaagctggtatatacactcactgcttgagcagaatcatttgtcgtctgctgcagacaggcagcggtaatcgtccctagcagagtgagttgcggttcttatcgtagctaaggcttctaagcacatactgatttgcaaaatatgctctgtaaatttagtcggccgctaacgcgaccaactaattATTCAAAAAGAATAACACATCGGGAAAACCTTACACAAATATACAGAATAAAAATGATAAATGGCCTGAATATCATACTTCAATTACATTGACAAATACTAATAATTAACATTGATTAACACGCCGTCGTTTGaatatgatattttatattaaagaggtccattaaaataataattgacaACTTTGTCATACTCACATTAAAACCCGGTTATTGTCGTTCTCGATTTCATGATCGGATAGTTACGGAAATCGAGATGAATCTTTACGAAAAGAACAGAAAATCGTACCTGTAAACCGGTCCGTATTTATCCGCGAGAGCTGCAAACATCCGGTAGCCGCGTGGGTCCTTTTTGAACATCCGGATATTACCCACAATGGGCCATGGAAAAGGTCCAGGAGGTAGCGATCTTAAACTCCAAAACCACCGTATAACCAGTATTGTCACCAAGAGAACTGTTAAACTTACTAGCCATTCATACATTGCTTTTCACAAAAGACGTGTAAACACGGGATATAAACGTACAGTGATATCTCGTTTGTATTCTGAAACTCTCGAGACCAGTTAAACCACACtacggactctagatgagtcaatatacgctccgtgaccACACGTATTAAACCTGCATTTTTCACGCATGCGTGCAACTTTATTCTAATGTAATTACTTGTACGTGTCTTGCATAAAAGATGTTCTCTCCTTGGATAAAGATGATCTAACCAttttttatgcctagcgtctagaaaaaaggctttggcaaacagcgtagacccagatgatatgccgcatgatgcggcgtctcacagggtctgcgctgtttgctttaaggaatttctgtaataaatattctaaatatagaaataaatagactagacatccctaattttggaaataaattgatcgaatttagaagaatgggagagtccactaggcataaatgggttaaacatcaaCAGCATGTACCTGGCACGCAAGCACTCCACATGTCCATGAGCATGCACTTCATGCATTGATTTTATCTTTTGCATTTGGATTCGTGTACGCTTTGCACGATTTTATTGAAACCATAACATTCACTTCAATTTATAAACTGATCAAATTATATTCCAAAATGTCGATGTCACGTTGCACTACTTATGGAGAATCGATACGGCATTCTTGACGTGACATGACATGTATTATTAGCAAACAAAATACTTTTTGCTTATTCCCAAAACAAAGTTTGTTTGAAATACTACTAACAAATTTTCAATAACGAACAATTTAAGTCGTGTTAGACAAATTCTCTCATAAACATAATGTACAGATCATCCGTCAAATTTACAAAGGGCGCGTACATTCTCGGAGATATTAAATAACGAACCTTTGAAAGATTTCATGCCGAGGGAAAACAGTTAAAACAGTACATCGGCTTTTTCGAAAGCTGTATTTTATCTTAAGTTATGTGTCTTATTTAAGTAACTGTCTAAATGTCATTTACAAATCTCTAGCCACTATTAAAATTTGTGATTTTAACTTGAACAGTTCCGAATAGAGATATATAAGCGAAACTTTGTAACATTTCAGGCAGATGATGttgtgaaaaaaacatttctGCCTTTGCCTAAATGTTACTATGTCTTAATTTATATTTCTTCTTTGGATATCATTTTAAGGGTAATAAGATAAGCTACATTCACATATGAAGTTAATGATATTAACTCAAACAATTCATGAGTTAAGACTATTTTAAAGTACATATCTGCCTTAggataaaatataattgtttctttataaatacattaacGTTTGATTTACGtaatatttcaaatgtaatatatgaaaaaaaaacatcataagtaaacgttttgtttttaaCTTGAACAGTATCGGAGATATTTACAAGCGAATCTTGTAACTTTGCAGGTCAATGTAGAATTCAGTGAATTTGACTAATTTGATTAGTTCGCtattaatatttcttatttaaacatccttttaaaataacataaaaatctaTAGCCGCAAATGAAATTTGTGATTTTAAGTCAAATAGTTCCGGAGATATTCTTGAGCGAAACTTTCAGGCCTAGGAAGATTATTTAAAAGAACACATCTGCCTTTgctttgaacttttttatttctctctatatatttttcagataaacgtattattttaaaagttatataaaTTTATAGCAATAAATAAACTGTGTGATTTCATCTTAAAAAGAATGGAGATATGAAAAAGCGAATCTTGGTGGGATTTCGGGCTGATGCTGATTTATCACATGCCCTACCCTGTTtaccatgtaatataaccataacgaatatttttatcttacatacTTTTTCAGCGTTttaattggcttagttttcgttcgattgaccaatcgcattttattattttgctgaaatgacgttgcaacgtcaaatgacgtaaggaaatgtaaacaacattcggaatttatcattatgtttgcgtaaatatttattttatttgctcatttaaaagtatgtgataaaaaaagatctgacactcgttgtcagttaattccatattttattaaactcgtccaggaaattcgttagtaagcacgccaaaggctcgcttactaacaaaattcctgaacttgtttaataaaatatggtatgatatgacaactcgtgccagatcctatatttcttattgaaaagtacataatACCATAAGCCCTTAATTCTGCTATTTCTAAATTTACATTTTCTCATTTGAATATCAGATTATTGGTGATGTGAAAAGCCAAAGCCGAAAATAAATTTCGCGATTTTAAATGAAGTAGTTTAGAAAATATTCAGTAGTGAAACTTTGAAAGATTAAAGACCAAGGCTGATTCTCTTATTGGAAAGTTCAtatctgccttcgccttcaattgcatatttattttcgtttcttatcatttaaaaataagtataaaaatctaaaattttaaaCTAAATCGCAGATTTTACATTAAATTGTTCTCTGTTTATCCTAAACAGGTATATCTcattaaaaaatccaaataaggTGTAAAAAGTctatttcagattaaaaaacaacagaaaacaaatatagaTATTTTACCTTCACTTATTAcggataaataatttaaacaagacaAACGTTTTGAATACAAATCTGCACTAGAGGCGCAACCGCATTCTTTTCAAAGGTTACCATGTCTCCATTGCGATTTATGTAAAAGTGTTCGATCATCGATGGTATGCCTTGAATACCTCATGGCTGCAGATGTGTAGATAAGATTATCACGAGAAGATGACGCGCGTAACTTTCTCATTTGACTAAAATCTCGGAGacatagagaatttatgcgcCCTAGCTTTGACACGAAACTCTGTTTAGGTAATAACATACTAAATATTTTCCCtatttaattcaatgtaaatgcgacaactttaagcgaaaataaatgccacATTTTGCaaatagagaccctcataaccataccttttcttaggCGTAACCGATGTgtgcaatataaaatatatggcatgtacaaaccaagaaagaacttgacacaaataaagtcggttgtttttttaactttttttccgGTTGTTTtcttgtggaatgtaacctttttcagtgcaattatttttactgtagtctctaactttatcatTTTTCAGGGATTGTTTTTCCGGCTCACctatatgcttttatttattttcattcgtCTCGTGTTTTTTCTaatctgtaaatatagatatctgatcaATATTTTCAAGTAAAGCGAAATAAGcgacgaaatctggcgcaacaccccgtaattgatttgcgtgtgatgtaGCTAATAACTGCGCATAAAAAAGGCATTCGCAATCTTTAATCTCAAAGATATAACTTTGTATCGTTCATCAACACAGACCACAATAAACGCCGTATATCTTATtttgaagatatttcttgtttccttTAACAACAGGCTTTCTTCTTACCGACATTTAGACAATgcacacatgtttttactatttaaaagaattttaaaatattacgCATAATACAATTCTATGATTTATTCCCTGACATGTCCCTTGATGTGCGTATTTAAATAAAAGGAACATATACGTTTCGAAAACAATACGCCTGCACGTATTTATTAGTAACCTTATATGTGCTTGGCCTGCGACTATGAAGACATTTATATCataatcaataatttaaagaacgaAACCCGTCTCTTTTTCTCAAAAGTTTTGATTTTATCGTTTTGTCAAACTATAGCTAGATCACGAGGGTtcaatgaacacaaataaggattgGGTTACGTTCACTGatttcaaacaataacatacTAGCACGATAGtctatatataaaacaaagtttACACTTTATGGAACACATTGATTTAACTCacgcatattttattttaaattgaagaAATAACGTAAATATTATTTGGTGCTTTCGTTATTTTTATTATACGTCAATAATGcttgttttaagtattttattacaaGGTTTACTGATGCAAAATGCTTTCGCAAGTCGAGCAGGTAAGCTGTTTATTAGATGATTTAAATCGGTAATTACTGTCAATTAAGGCTCTTTTTATAGATGCAAGCATTTTCGAAAGACGAACATGCTTGAATGTTAAGGGTCTAAACTAATTGCAAAAAGATGTTGAAGAAAGgcgttttttttaaagcatttgagcAAAAAACGACACATATACTTTGCTGTTCGGATGAAAGGTAGATTGAAAGGAAACGAAAAAACGGACATTTAATGGGAATGATATTTTAGTCGTTGATACCTtttgttttttaggaaaagtgttaaattatactggaagttttaaattaatataGGAACATTGGGTTGGTAAAGAACTTAaggccatgaatacattattgcTAAAATGTGATTACTTTGAAGTAAAACCAAAAAAATCAGtcgttttaatattttgttgttcCTACATTTAATGATGCTTAAGACGTTTGGGACTTCACAAAGTCAGATGATATCAAACGTATAGATTTCAAACTTTGCCAACGATTACTACACGTtaacataaatacatgcaatgCCGCTGTTTATGGAGGATAAGGTAGATATCCATTATACGTCTAgagatttgttaaaattatatatatatatatatatatatagtatttgtTCAAActcataaaaaatgaaaataaagttacgcaaattgtttacaaacaagcctTAAACGACTTTATAAAGTGGTCAAGTCAtaaatgtcaagaacatgttcaataattttggatttggttatgctTTTGAAAACCGAAACGTTGTGCAAGTTAATAGTTTGATAAGCGAGTTTAAAAGGACCTTT from Dreissena polymorpha isolate Duluth1 chromosome 1, UMN_Dpol_1.0, whole genome shotgun sequence carries:
- the LOC127862537 gene encoding cytochrome P450 2U1-like translates to MYEWLVSLTVLLVTILVIRWFWSLRSLPPGPFPWPIVGNIRMFKKDPRGYRMFAALADKYGPVYRLYCGSQLIVMLNGYDAIHEAFTRQAEVFTDRPQLFAPLIGVTKGTGITYNSGDAWKALRRFTLQALRDFGVGKLTLEARIGEEITVLASILKDANGRPVRLKPVFLSAAANIICSIMFGARFEYCDTRFIELTEVLDGIFKLNAPFAKENFFPFTRTWKSGRELIRKRTAAIERVKSYLSETIEDHKATFDSTNIRDFIDLYLKAAQEDTDSALFTEANVYKIIVDLFLAGGETTGTSLDWAILYMVTHPDVQKKCFQEITEVVGSHRPVVISDRPQLTYIQATLLEVLRISNTLAFSLPHMARRGTILNGYSIPEGTIVIANLFTAHMDPKYWAEPSNFDPSRFISANGEVIRKELTVPFGVGPRLCIGEPLARMELFLIFANLIQKFRFEPVEGGRYCLDGVQALTLTAQPYDVIATSR